In Streptomyces capitiformicae, one genomic interval encodes:
- a CDS encoding carboxylesterase/lipase family protein: MSDTVSRRSSATARLRRLGAAAAAIAAALTAALLTPAPAQAAGSAQAAGPGQPTLVRTDAGWVRGETTTEGRQFLGIPYAQPPVGDLRWTDPRPTRPWHGVREAREFGNRCVQTASWDPGYEQPSHTEDCLDLNVYVPEGRGGRVARPVMVWLHGGGLTAGAGEDIVPDTFARRTGAVVVTVNYRLGAMGFLATTDLDAESRDGVSGNFGMLDQQAALRWVRANIGRFGGDKGRVTIAGESAGGHSVCNQMASPTSKGLFHAGIVQSGAYGDCAARTRETAVAQGRAFMAKLDCADTACLRAKPAAEILAAQAGLNWGPVIGGDFLPEQPAALYAKGAAARVPVLNGANQDEGRLFSFARFDAAGTPLTAEQYPGVMRTDFGDRVLDRYPLSASPSPSIAYGTAQGDQLFACSALRLTGLLADRGPVYAYEFADRTSPPFASLRNLGTDFDFGATHVNEVQYLFKHFGLETPLNAEQRALSRQMIDYWGSFIRNGVPRAAGQPAAPADGGKVLTLRTAAQGGNGLSATVHSEHRCDLWDNL; the protein is encoded by the coding sequence ACCGTGTCCCGGCGGAGTTCCGCAACCGCCCGCTTACGGCGGCTCGGCGCGGCGGCCGCCGCCATCGCCGCGGCCCTCACCGCAGCCCTCCTGACCCCCGCGCCCGCACAGGCCGCCGGATCCGCACAAGCCGCCGGACCCGGGCAGCCGACCCTCGTCCGCACCGACGCGGGCTGGGTGCGCGGCGAAACCACCACCGAGGGGCGGCAGTTCCTCGGTATCCCCTACGCCCAGCCGCCCGTCGGAGACCTCCGCTGGACCGACCCCCGGCCGACGCGGCCCTGGCACGGGGTGCGCGAAGCGCGGGAGTTCGGGAACCGATGTGTGCAGACGGCGAGTTGGGATCCCGGCTATGAGCAGCCGAGCCACACCGAGGACTGCCTCGACCTCAATGTGTACGTGCCGGAAGGCCGTGGTGGCCGGGTCGCCCGCCCGGTCATGGTCTGGCTGCACGGCGGCGGGCTCACCGCGGGCGCCGGCGAGGACATCGTGCCGGACACCTTCGCACGGCGGACCGGCGCCGTCGTCGTAACCGTCAACTACCGCCTGGGCGCGATGGGTTTCCTCGCCACGACCGACCTCGATGCCGAGTCGCGCGACGGGGTCTCCGGCAACTTCGGCATGCTCGACCAACAGGCCGCGCTGCGCTGGGTGCGCGCCAACATCGGTCGTTTCGGCGGCGATAAGGGCCGGGTCACCATCGCGGGCGAGTCCGCGGGCGGCCACTCGGTCTGCAACCAGATGGCCTCACCGACGTCGAAGGGCCTGTTCCACGCCGGGATCGTGCAGAGCGGGGCGTACGGCGACTGCGCGGCCCGTACGCGGGAGACGGCGGTGGCGCAGGGCAGGGCCTTCATGGCGAAGCTGGACTGCGCGGACACGGCCTGCCTGCGCGCCAAGCCCGCCGCCGAGATCCTCGCCGCCCAGGCCGGTCTGAACTGGGGACCCGTGATCGGCGGCGACTTCCTGCCCGAGCAGCCCGCCGCGCTGTACGCGAAGGGGGCGGCGGCCCGCGTGCCCGTCCTCAACGGCGCCAACCAGGACGAGGGGCGGCTGTTTTCCTTCGCCCGGTTCGACGCGGCCGGCACCCCGCTCACGGCCGAGCAGTACCCGGGCGTCATGCGTACCGACTTCGGCGACCGCGTGCTGGACCGCTACCCGCTGTCGGCCTCCCCCTCACCCAGCATCGCGTACGGCACGGCTCAGGGCGACCAGCTCTTCGCCTGCTCCGCGCTGCGGCTGACCGGGCTCCTCGCGGATCGCGGACCGGTGTACGCGTACGAGTTCGCCGACCGCACCTCGCCGCCCTTCGCCTCGCTGCGCAACCTGGGCACGGACTTCGACTTCGGCGCGACCCATGTCAACGAGGTGCAGTACCTCTTCAAGCACTTCGGGCTGGAGACACCGCTGAACGCCGAGCAGCGGGCGCTGTCCCGGCAGATGATCGACTACTGGGGTTCCTTCATCCGCAACGGCGTCCCACGGGCCGCCGGCCAGCCCGCCGCACCGGCCGACGGCGGGAAGGT